Part of the Trichoderma asperellum chromosome 1, complete sequence genome is shown below.
AAGCGCCACCAGATCTAGTAGAATTATGAGAGTCTTCGTCTTTATCTTTTCTGGACTTTTTATCCGACTTTTTGTCATCTTTTGCGTGCGCGGGAGTAACATTTGAAGTATCAGCACGGCTAGTGTTGCCATTTGACGGGACCAAGTTCGCACCAGTACTGCTCGTCTGTACTATAGTAGGAATAGAAGACTTCACAGAACTGGGTGAATTGTTATTGCCCACGGATCCAGTATTGCCGAGCGGAGTGTGGTAACCCGAACTGCCTGGTGAATTTTCTCCCACGGTCTCTGAGGTAGATTCTAGCCCGGATTCTGAGGTCACTGCAACAGACTGGGAAGAAGATCGTTGCGGGAACTTTTCTGGATATCGGTTATCTTGAGAGGCGCCTGGTCTATCTCTAGCTGAAATTCCATTGGCAGATGAGTTGGGCTGGGCTGAAGATCCTCGGGCGGACAACTGGGATTGGCGTGTAGATGCTGATGAATTGTCGATATCTGCTGGTACCACACCCTGATCTTCCGAAAATCTATCCTGTCTTCGATCTGGCCGAGTAGGCCGTGAGAAGTTCTCATGCGAAGACTCTGACTGCACTCTAACTAACGGATGCTCCCGAGGAATATCTTCAGCTGATGCAGCCGGAACTTCTGAAATTTCGCCGCTCTGCTGACGTTGTACCATCCGCTTGGAAAATGACCCCTTGTCACCAAATCGTAAACTGCCCCCTTTTCGATATGTCGTGCGAGTTGATCTCCGTAATCCGCTACTGGGTGCAACAGGGAGGATAGGCATATCATCCATCCCAGTTTCTAAGCTACCTGAATAGCTATGGGATTCTTGAGCAAGTCTTTGAACTGCCTTTGAAGGGTCTTTTACTAGCTCGTCTAGACTCAGTTCCCGATCTTGCTGATTATCCTTGAAATCATGTTTCTCTGACCTCTCCGTGCCATCTGTGAATCCCTCAAGGGTTCGATCTTCCGGGTTGTCAATTTGGCGTGAAAGCATtgacttcttccttcttaATGATGATGAGCCCATTGAATCCGAACCACCGCCATATATATCATCCGAGACGGAAAGAAAGGAATCTCCCGATCTCCTTCGTATTGATTGAAGTCGACTTGCCAAGAACGTCTTGAACTCGGTAGGCGCTAGCTCTGGATGTACTCTAGCCGGCACCCAAAGTAATCTTGAGGGGTCgttctcgtcgtcgtctcccCGTGGTGCTGCAGCCGGCATGGTTGCTAAAGACATTGGAGGAATGTCCGGATCAATACCGTTGCCCACATCCATAGATAAACGCCTCAGTGCTTGTAAATTACTCAACTCCTGAGCAATATCATTTGGGTTATCTATATTAGTCAGAGGAAATTCTCGGAGTGACAAGGTAGGGGACGTTAGAGGCATTGTATCTTGGTCCTGTTGGTCGCTCCATTGACTTTTCCCTCTAACGGGGCTCTTCTGGGGAGATCTCGCGTTTCCATTGTCGTTGTAAGATTTTGACTGTGGTTGCAGGTCTGATATTGGCTGGAGAGAAAGATTCGTTAACTTATTTGGGTGCAACAGTTTGTCATTGTGTTGATGTTGCGACTGGGCTATTTGTTCTTGGTGCACCAAATCAGCCATAAAGCTGAGCGGACGACTTGTGTCGGAACCgacgtcgtcatcttcgtcatatAAATTTCCGATCGTCTCCGTTACATGGTGGCTAGGGTCTGAAATTGAGAGTTGGCTAGAATGGCCACGCCGTGTGGAAAGGGTGCCGGCAATTTCGCCATGAAGTCGAGATGATGTCTATCCCCCGATTTCATTAGCGACGTTCGCAAAGTCGAAATCGTTCTTGTTCTAATTATGCTTGGATTAatttggccatggccatggcataCCGACGTGTTCCATTCTACATATGAACTCCGCTTCGGTAGCGTTCACGGCGCCGAGCAATCACTTCCACCGGAGAGAACATACCATCATCAAGAAAGGCGCGAAGGCCGTAGAGAGGCGGGAGCCCCGGACAAAGGCCGGTACTAACTATGGTCTCTAACTTCAGACACGCAACCCTTCACTACTTGTTTTTGTGTTAAGCATTCAGTGAGATGCGTGAGTGGTAAGTTGAGGGACCATCCAGCAACAGATGGTGGGCCAAATAAACACCTCCTGAGCGGGTTGTCGTCACGACGTCTATCGCCACATGGGGACGCCGTAAATAGAGGGTTTCCAAGGTGGTAATGCGACGGGTATAGCTTGATGGCAATGAAAGAGGGCGTTAACCATTAGGCATGAGCGCGAATATCCTGAGACAACGCTTCTTGGGACAGCTAGGACATAAAACATAGACAGTCAATGCGAAGCACATGACAGCATATCATCCCTGGTACCTCCTGGGTAGTCTATACGCTATAGCTACCTAAGTACCTACAAGGTAGGCAAAGCCGGCGTGCGCTGCCAGCATGAATATAATAGGTATTATACCTATGATAATTGTAATTCCTAAAACCAGATTTCAAcctagtaaatatataacataGCTAGTAcatctatatataagtagaataatttatatttatattaaaattataaaatacttgaattaatatttatattatattatttttaataatactttaaaataaatatattatataaatatatatttaattatttataattaaaaaaatatttttttaaaatatatatatataattaattaatttattatttataaactttaaaaaatttatatattaactaatttaatatttagaatttatatattaaatatttggCAGTAGCTTAGTTGACTTTTGAATACACCTTGTCTAGCTTTCTAGTACTATTAAATACAGACACCTGTATTTAAAATGGCTTATATTCAAGACAGGGTCTCTCTTAAGATTATCGACTCATCCTGTCCACCTGTTTTTCAGGCACCTATCAAGCGTATACACCAAACAGAGGATGTCCATAGATTTCTCGCCAGCGAAGCTTACCGAGACATTGGCCTTTTCATCCTTCAACTCAACCACGCCATTTGCCCGCGACAGCTAGCTGGTTCTTCTCTCTCAGTATATCCTCTTGGATCGAAGGCAACATCAACGGGTTCTATTCAGTCATTACAGACGCTTCTATCATGCATCCGCACTCTCATTGGCAAGGCGCCCCCAGATCCAGGATCCCACAGGTTTGGAAATGTAAGCTTTCGTACATGGTTTCGACTCCTCAATGCCGAGCTGGATAACTTGCTGGATGATGCGTTACTTGCGGAAACTCTCCGGGTAGGCAACGGGCATGCCAAGGATGAGGTAGCAAGCTATTTGCTCGGATCGTTTGGCAGCCCGCAGCGCCTTGACTACGGTACAGGCCATGAGCTCAATTTCGTTGCTTTTCTTGGGTGTCTATGGAAATTAGGGCATTTCAAGGATGGAACACAAGGCGGGCATATTGAAAGGGAAATTGTGCTCCTGGTTATTGAACCGTAAGTAAGGAGCATACGAAAAGAATGACAATAAGCTCACTTCTTCAGGTATCTCGATATCGTGAGACAACTCATTACGACATATACTCTTGAGCCAGCAGGCTCACATGGCGTATGGGGCTTAGATGACCATTCATTTATTCCGTATATCTTTGGGTCTGCACAACTTACTCGCCCAATCAGTAATGAAAATGATCCTATGCCCCTCGATGGCTCCGTAAGAGGCGCACCGAAACCAAGCGATATCACCAACCCCAGCATTGTCCAGGATATGAGACAGGTTAACATGTACTTTGCAGCCGTTGCATTTATCAACGATGTAAAAAAAGGTCCATTTTGGGAGCATAGCCCAATGCTATTCGACATTTCCGGCATAAAAGATGGATGGGgcaaaattaataaaggcatGATCAAAATGTTCAACGCAGAGGTCTTATCGAAATTTCCTGTCATCCAGCATTTCCCTTTCGGTACGCTGTTCTCCTGGGATGAGAATAGACAGACACTAGATCCAAATCAGCACAGAGAGGCTACCAGATCGCAAAATTACGTGGCTTGAGCTCATGGCTACCAGTTCTAAGTTATGGAGAACGAGGTAGGGTAGATACAAGAGATATCGCTCCGCAGAATTGCACCTGTTGCGAAGAATGATTGTCCAAGATCATGAAACAACTAATGGTCAAACTGGGATGGCAAAGAATGTACTCCATCTGTAACTATATGCTAACTAGCCAACTTTGGCTAAATCGATACGGATGAATAAGGCGTCTGTGTATAACACAACAATGAGGTTCTTTCTGCCCATGTTTGACCGTATATTCGACACGTTTACAGGGGGCTGTGGCTCCGCGCCCATATCTCAAATAAAACTCCTCAGGTATCACAAAAATTACTTCCTCCCCGATATAAAAGAGCAGTTGAAACTGAAAGGGTAGCAAAACGGCTAGAACTAGGGGAAGCAGCAGTGAGGGCCAAATATATTAGTAACACCAGATAGCCAGCTTGCAAAAACTAGAAAACCAACTGCTATTTGTTGTGTTTCTCGTGCTGCATTTGACCAAAAAAATCAGTTATTCTTTGAACGCCTTGGGGGGCTGGCTTGACGCGTCTTTTCTTCGGCGGAGGATTATAGCTACTATCAGCCTTGTGTTTCCTTGGAGAGTCCGCTCTTTCCGGTACATCTCGCTTGCTACTGGGGAAAATAAGATGCTGATTATTGTCACTCTCGCGTTTCCTTATCTCACCCGGCGTTTCTGAATTTTCTGCGGCTGGTTTTTCGGAAGCTTGAGGAAAGAAGTGAGAGATGGCATGCTTGTCACTATTGTGAGACAACGGCATTATAAAGGATGGAGAGCTGCAGCCAACTTTTCCAACTTTTTTGTTAACCGGATAAATATCTAGCTCTCCTTGGAATGGTTTTAGTGAGGACTGGAGGTCGTTGGTCCATCTTTGCTGTAATGGATAAAGCCATTGGTGAAATTCCTTAGAGCCAGCATCAAAGATGACCGGCATACGATGATGCAAGAATCGTAGCTGTTGGTTTGAGTCGGTCGTGACTATTGCATAAGTATAACTTCTATTCCCGGCGTCTTCCACAGCAATGTCAATGGCGagctagtaatttatatCGCAAGTCCAATCTCATACCTTGATGCTGAATGGAGTCCCATAGCCCAGCAAAGCACATCAGGTGGCCATCCCTtcgttttataaaatatggACGTTTTTCTTTACCACTCACATTGAGCCATTCAAAGAATCCTTGTGCGACAACAATGCATCGTTTGCGGCCTTTGATTGATTGCCACATACCACCCGTGGTCCTAAGAGAGTCATCTCTGCAGTTTATAACTCCACGGGTGGGAGCGACGTTCTGCTTCGACCACGAAGGCAAAATTCCCCACTTCATTGACTGGAGAATGTATTTGATAACTTCACGGTTCCCGAGACTGGAGGCCTCTCCTCTGGGGCTTTTATCGTCAGAACCATTGTGCCCTTTATCTCTGAATTCGACACTGCTGTTAGAAGTGCCAGCTCTACACACAACGCCATTACTTCCCGGAGCGAAGTTATATGATTGATGGTGGGCTTCGCTGCCCTCGTTCATTGCTACATCTTCAATCTGAACGCCATCGTCTTCTAACATCTGCTGGATTAAGGAAAGTGGCTATTAAATCATTAGCGATAGTAAATGAACGAGAAATAAAGGATATGTACagaatataaattacttactAGAGCTAACGAATACCTGCCACacattataatatagtactaTTGCTGGTAAAGGGTAGGGATGGCTTGCtagatatttaatatagtataactgGTACTAACCTAAGGAGGAAGGGCCGAAGGTCCTTCCGGGCTTAAAAGtttagtaaaaataaaagagttattaataggAAACTAAATAATTATCTAATTaactaggtttttatattttattatatttaataactttttaataggCTAATACtatcttttatatacttactagtaatatattttatatattattactatatatttaatattaatattatattttaatatatatttatttattaaaagtataagtatatataatagtataataataataaaataaagctttatattattattatagtagttatagaatttatattatttatttagtttttttattttaaaatattataatagctttaagttataaaaaatttttaataagcttttttataaaaaaaaataatataaaaacaaaagcctttagttaaataattaatacaaggttttattttaattatataataaaatacaagtaaaagtttattttattataaattttttttaaaaatattattattatttataaaaaatattagtttaaaaattttataaagtttttatatatttataatatatttttaaagttttaatattattaataatattttaatattaatatttaaaaatatttatatataaattaaaaaactattaatattttattaatataatattaaaaacttaaaatatattttttaaaattttttattttttttaaaaaaaatatatttttattatttttaagtttatttaataatataaagtttttttttattatttaatagttttatatatttttaaatatttttttatatttatttaattttatataatatttaagtttttaaaattaaaaataaaaaaattaatttatttatttttttattttattttttttatttttaaaatatataattttaaatttaattttatattaacttatataaataattttatattatatataattttttttaaattttttaatattattaaaaatatttttattaataataataaactaataatttatttaagtttattaataaatattttttttatttaaaaaaaataaattaataattaaaaaatttatttaaaataattaaatagtttataataaagtttaaatttaaagtttttattaaatattaaaattttaatatttaaaaaaatagtttttttttaaattatatttttatttatatattaaattaaaaaaaagtttataatttttttaatattttttaatattttttaatatatttaatttaaatataaaagattttttatagatttttaataattttataaatattaaaaaagtttttttatattatttaaataattataaaaatattattttatattttataaaattataaaaattttataaattatttaattttattttaaaaaatacttttatattaatttatataaaagaatttataataaatatattaattcaaaaaattttattataaaatttatttttttaataaaatttttttttatttttttataatattaaaataaaaatattattgtaatttttaaatttttattaaatattataataaaaagtttattatttattaaaaaattttaaatatattatattataattttattttttaaaacttttaataaattttaaaaaacttttaattaattaaataaattattttcttttatttaaaattttatttaatataataaaaagccttaggtagttttttattaaaaatattattaaagttataatttaaattataaagcttttaaataatattattaaaaaatatttttaataaatataatttttaaagttattatatatttttaaaaataaatttatattatatttaatatataataaataatatatttttaatattaaattatttttaatattttttaaaatataaacttttttaaatatatatatatattttttataatttttaataactaaatctttttttaataaatttaaaaaaattattattattatattttaaataaatatatttaatatattatttatatatataaataaattatattaaaatacttaaattaattaattaaaatatataataaaagttataaaaagctttatattaatataaaaaaaatattatattagtttatataaataattatatttagctaataaataaaaatattattttattaagttttacaGCTaggtttaaataaatcttatagctttataacttatattataataaattaaaaaaaatattatattttaatatactttttatttaataaagctattataaatattttattaaatattatagttttattttttaatattataatatttaaagcttttttaaaatatttaataaaatattttattattataataaattattataatattaattataaaataaaatatatttttattattaatttaattattaataataataaaagtttacttttttaaattttataaaaaaatttaaaaacttaaaaaaataaataataccaaggtatttataattatatatatatatattttttataaattttattataatagcttttttaaaaaaaatactttattatttaaattataaatataaataattttatatttttttaagcttttaaatattaaaataatattaatttaa
Proteins encoded:
- a CDS encoding uncharacterized protein (EggNog:ENOG41); this translates as MCGRYSLALPLSLIQQMLEDDGVQIEDVAMNEGSEAHHQSYNFAPGSNGVVCRAGTSNSSVEFRDKGHNGSDDKSPRGEASSLGNREVIKYILQSMKWGILPSWSKQNVAPTRGVINCRDDSLRTTGGMWQSIKGRKRCIVVAQGFFEWLNVSGKEKRPYFIKRRDGHLMCFAGLWDSIQHQDAGNRSYTYAIVTTDSNQQLRFLHHRMPVIFDAGSKEFHQWLYPLQQRWTNDLQSSLKPFQGELDIYPVNKKVGKVGCSSPSFIMPLSHNSDKHAISHFFPQASEKPAAENSETPGEIRKRESDNNQHLIFPSSKRDVPERADSPRKHKADSSYNPPPKKRRVKPAPQGVQRITDFFGQMQHEKHNK
- the RRD1 gene encoding Serine/threonine-protein phosphatase 2A activator 1; amino-acid sequence: MAYIQDRVSLKIIDSSCPPVFQAPIKRIHQTEDVHRFLASEAYRDIGLFILQLNHAICPRQLAGSSLSVYPLGSKATSTGSIQSLQTLLSCIRTLIGKAPPDPGSHRFGNVSFRTWFRLLNAELDNLLDDALLAETLRVGNGHAKDEVASYLLGSFGSPQRLDYGTGHELNFVAFLGCLWKLGHFKDGTQGGHIEREIVLLVIEPYLDIVRQLITTYTLEPAGSHGVWGLDDHSFIPYIFGSAQLTRPISNENDPMPLDGSVRGAPKPSDITNPSIVQDMRQVNMYFAAVAFINDVKKGPFWEHSPMLFDISGIKDGWGKINKGMIKMFNAEVLSKFPVIQHFPFGTLFSWDENRQTLDPNQHREATRSQNYVA
- a CDS encoding uncharacterized protein (EggNog:ENOG41), which encodes MMTSSRLHGEIAGTLSTRRGHSSQLSISDPSHHVTETIGNLYDEDDDVGSDTSRPLSFMADLVHQEQIAQSQHQHNDKLLHPNKLTNLSLQPISDLQPQSKSYNDNGNARSPQKSPVRGKSQWSDQQDQDTMPLTSPTLSLREFPLTNIDNPNDIAQELSNLQALRRLSMDVGNGIDPDIPPMSLATMPAAAPRGDDDENDPSRLLWVPARVHPELAPTEFKTFLASRLQSIRRRSGDSFLSVSDDIYGGGSDSMGSSSLRRKKSMLSRQIDNPEDRTLEGFTDGTERSEKHDFKDNQQDRELSLDELVKDPSKAVQRLAQESHSYSGSLETGMDDMPILPVAPSSGLRRSTRTTYRKGGSLRFGDKGSFSKRMVQRQQSGEISEVPAASAEDIPREHPLVRVQSESSHENFSRPTRPDRRQDRFSEDQGVVPADIDNSSASTRQSQLSARGSSAQPNSSANGISARDRPGASQDNRYPEKFPQRSSSQSVAVTSESGLESTSETVGENSPGSSGYHTPLGNTGSVGNNNSPSSVKSSIPTIVQTSSTGANLVPSNGNTSRADTSNVTPAHAKDDKKSDKKSRKDKDEDSHNSTRSGGAWKWFKGVADDRDKKKEESRKSRHKSLSEKAQDNVRLDVIQTSLEKNATKGRESLVLDRENIDNKVSDEKRKESNRKSDSKKEKDGSLFSSIFGGGKKREEKEKNKKYQQLLHVPEDIVPYKPLQPDVDYNWSRFPLLEERAIYRMAHIKLANPRRSLHSQVLLSNFMYSYLAIVQAMHPQMNVPISPQQKRLEEEARRKREEQEYLAQRDAQDEQNEHQSLDQYNFDYHRMAVQYADSNSDRPVEYVDDAQIYEDDHTSNHHESYSDDDAGVYSQEVKDYYHNHNDASDRHSGQDGIW